One Hydrogenimonas thermophila DNA segment encodes these proteins:
- a CDS encoding LexA family transcriptional regulator codes for MLTFEEVNNRLKDILSTELGEKKVYDKDVAEALDIDPAYFAVLKKRGRLPLEAVVAFCAKRSISINWLLYDQMPRTLEENTEKFATVRYFKQINASAGGGALNEDEKPETLYIDENIVRMLGGKQHLKWIDAINVIGDSMEPLIRDGATIFVDRSVTEIGGGGIFVVRTLAGTFVKRLIKRSDGRVELLSINPLYQSETVLLDEIEIIGKVVGKMEGRKF; via the coding sequence ATGTTGACATTTGAAGAGGTTAATAACAGACTAAAAGATATTCTCTCAACAGAGTTGGGAGAAAAAAAGGTTTACGACAAAGATGTAGCCGAAGCATTAGATATTGATCCTGCATATTTTGCTGTACTTAAAAAACGGGGTCGTCTTCCACTTGAAGCAGTAGTAGCATTTTGTGCCAAACGCTCTATAAGCATCAATTGGCTTCTTTATGATCAGATGCCAAGAACTTTGGAAGAAAATACAGAGAAGTTTGCTACTGTGCGATATTTTAAACAGATTAATGCTTCGGCGGGAGGAGGTGCTTTAAATGAAGATGAAAAGCCAGAAACGTTGTATATAGATGAAAATATTGTACGTATGCTTGGTGGCAAACAGCATTTAAAGTGGATAGATGCTATTAATGTTATCGGTGATTCTATGGAGCCGTTAATTCGTGACGGTGCTACAATATTTGTAGACAGGAGTGTGACTGAAATAGGCGGTGGAGGCATTTTTGTTGTACGTACATTGGCTGGTACGTTTGTAAAACGTTTGATTAAAAGAAGTGATGGAAGAGTGGAGTTGCTCTCCATTAATCCACTATACCAATCTGAAACAGTACTTCTTGATGAGATTGAGATTATTGGGAAGGTTGTAGGAAAAATGGAAGGAAGGAAATTTTAG
- a CDS encoding aldo/keto reductase: MNYRYIGKTGLRVSPLCMGTMTFGSFCDKKTSFAIMDKVYERGINFFDTAELYPVPPRSDWAGVTEEIVGEWIQTKPRDSIILATKVAGAASGWFVPPIRHGMTAIDRFHIERAVEGSLRRLKTDYIDLYQMHWPDTVVPIEESLEAFDRLVQSGKVRYIGTSNDTAYGLTKANEASRYLGLARFESIQNNFSLLNRRFMDELATVCRKESISLLPYAPLAGGVLTGKYNGEFFPPEARFTRYMDDKNPRVRAQASKYLNEKTLKATERYMKISKMAGMSVTTLATAWSMQHDFVASSIIGATSVEQLDDTLAALDVTLDDEVLKACDEVHEEILYPMG; this comes from the coding sequence ATGAATTATCGTTATATAGGAAAAACTGGATTACGAGTTTCACCATTATGTATGGGAACAATGACATTTGGATCGTTTTGTGATAAGAAAACCTCATTTGCTATTATGGATAAAGTGTATGAGCGTGGGATCAATTTTTTCGATACAGCAGAGCTATATCCTGTACCACCAAGAAGCGATTGGGCAGGTGTGACAGAAGAGATTGTTGGAGAGTGGATACAGACAAAACCGCGTGATTCTATTATCTTGGCAACGAAAGTAGCCGGAGCAGCAAGTGGTTGGTTTGTACCTCCTATTCGCCACGGTATGACAGCTATTGATCGTTTTCATATAGAAAGAGCGGTTGAGGGAAGCTTGCGGAGACTTAAAACTGACTACATAGATCTGTATCAAATGCACTGGCCTGATACTGTTGTACCGATTGAAGAGAGTTTAGAAGCATTTGACAGATTGGTTCAAAGTGGTAAAGTGCGATATATTGGAACTTCTAACGATACTGCTTATGGGCTGACAAAAGCAAATGAAGCAAGTCGTTATTTAGGATTAGCTCGTTTTGAGTCTATTCAGAATAACTTTTCACTACTTAACCGTCGTTTTATGGATGAGTTGGCAACAGTGTGTCGTAAAGAGAGTATCTCTTTACTTCCTTATGCTCCATTAGCTGGTGGTGTTCTTACAGGAAAATATAATGGTGAGTTTTTTCCACCGGAAGCTAGGTTTACCCGTTATATGGATGATAAAAATCCAAGGGTGCGTGCACAGGCGAGTAAGTATCTAAATGAAAAGACGCTTAAAGCGACTGAACGTTATATGAAGATTTCAAAGATGGCTGGAATGAGTGTTACGACTTTGGCTACTGCATGGAGCATGCAACACGATTTTGTTGCATCTTCTATAATTGGTGCTACAAGTGTTGAACAGCTTGATGATACATTGGCAGCTCTTGATGTAACTCTTGATGATGAAGTGTTAAAAGCTTGTGATGAGGTACATGAAGAGATTCTTTATCCGATGGGATAA
- the ciaB gene encoding invasion protein CiaB yields the protein MQNIYKDIFMEDLQKVYDEILRREKQLGQYYDLLNSGHAEAEEWVGDFLRRLELPVTPETRMAALTRLIGLRDDALTQVLEKEGRDEEAVIEAKETAYKMVADFYLKRHLELLDWIEDEALLTPFYREVLKEAHRVGEAMSNWQSAWTAHIIHGVNRELYELFNGDEEKIYEMLESENLLDLREEGCIGDRCYSVLKKTRKGFKSVPYAKAFRMEVQEVVNKLENMRGVLAQMEDEVFGQQAEWLAYIDALIDAFSHPETDGLIKKWAEVDRKWMAITAPIQIGHPLEYYEDHYRKAVALEWDVRLSSPKLMQESKIAKQISSMAESLANEFGEEAQRVNANCLKQVERTQLYIGVPALFYGAEFQGLFSAQVVPNDTEVSSELGKKIFAFADNVLESKKARPVMRLAREVFGDDFVLHQRKIMFEQPELWHKVYEITTIGHEYGHILWVDDNTETQMNGSGNYKNVEEFKATVGGLMAFFMHEDEALKEEILRDTVARAVSLMSWRKTGEVEPYYVEGLLHLDILFEAGVLDFKDGKLTIDLSENAYRKQKALYQARYIKLAHEFYLPKCDAGKFLSNYVEKVDGIWLPKDEKVRNFVDHYWTRYLEIGQETMPF from the coding sequence ATGCAAAATATATATAAAGATATTTTTATGGAAGATCTTCAGAAGGTTTATGATGAGATCCTTCGAAGAGAGAAACAACTTGGTCAATATTATGATCTTCTTAACAGTGGTCATGCTGAAGCTGAAGAGTGGGTAGGTGATTTTCTACGTCGTCTTGAACTGCCAGTTACACCTGAAACAAGAATGGCAGCATTAACACGTCTCATAGGATTACGTGATGATGCACTGACTCAAGTGCTTGAAAAAGAGGGGCGTGACGAAGAGGCTGTCATAGAAGCAAAAGAGACTGCCTATAAGATGGTTGCTGATTTCTACCTTAAACGTCACCTAGAACTGTTAGACTGGATAGAAGATGAAGCTCTTTTAACACCTTTTTACCGTGAAGTGCTTAAAGAGGCACACCGTGTAGGTGAAGCTATGAGCAATTGGCAAAGTGCCTGGACAGCGCATATTATCCACGGTGTAAACAGAGAGTTGTATGAACTTTTTAACGGTGATGAAGAGAAGATTTATGAAATGCTGGAGAGTGAAAACCTTCTTGATTTGCGTGAAGAGGGTTGTATAGGTGATCGATGCTACTCTGTGCTTAAAAAGACACGTAAAGGGTTTAAGAGTGTACCTTATGCCAAAGCATTTCGTATGGAGGTACAAGAAGTTGTCAATAAATTAGAGAATATGCGTGGCGTTCTAGCACAGATGGAAGATGAAGTATTTGGTCAGCAGGCTGAGTGGCTTGCATACATAGATGCTTTGATTGACGCTTTTTCTCATCCAGAAACTGATGGGCTTATTAAAAAGTGGGCAGAAGTTGATCGTAAATGGATGGCAATCACAGCACCTATTCAGATAGGGCATCCTCTTGAATATTATGAAGATCATTACCGTAAAGCAGTAGCACTGGAGTGGGATGTTCGGCTTTCATCTCCAAAGTTGATGCAAGAGAGTAAAATCGCTAAACAAATCAGCTCTATGGCTGAATCTTTGGCAAATGAGTTTGGCGAAGAGGCACAAAGAGTTAATGCAAACTGCTTGAAACAGGTAGAGCGTACGCAGCTTTATATTGGTGTTCCGGCACTATTTTACGGAGCAGAGTTTCAAGGACTCTTTTCTGCGCAAGTTGTTCCTAATGATACAGAAGTAAGTAGTGAACTTGGTAAGAAGATATTTGCTTTTGCTGATAATGTGCTTGAGAGTAAAAAGGCTCGCCCTGTTATGCGTCTAGCACGTGAAGTTTTTGGTGATGACTTTGTTCTTCATCAACGCAAAATAATGTTTGAGCAGCCAGAACTTTGGCATAAAGTTTATGAAATCACAACTATCGGACATGAATATGGTCATATTCTATGGGTAGATGATAATACAGAAACCCAAATGAATGGCAGCGGAAACTACAAAAATGTTGAAGAGTTTAAAGCAACAGTCGGCGGACTTATGGCATTTTTTATGCATGAAGATGAAGCTTTAAAAGAAGAGATTTTAAGAGATACTGTTGCTAGAGCAGTAAGCCTAATGAGTTGGCGAAAAACAGGTGAAGTAGAGCCTTACTATGTTGAAGGACTTTTGCATCTTGATATTCTATTTGAAGCGGGTGTGCTTGATTTTAAGGATGGTAAGCTAACTATTGATTTGAGTGAGAATGCTTACAGAAAGCAAAAAGCACTTTACCAAGCAAGATACATTAAATTAGCTCATGAGTTTTATCTGCCAAAATGTGATGCAGGCAAATTTTTATCAAACTATGTAGAGAAAGTAGATGGCATATGGCTTCCAAAAGATGAGAAAGTAAGAAACTTTGTAGATCACTATTGGACTCGTTATCTTGAAATAGGACAAGAGACAATGCCTTTTTAA
- the rdgB gene encoding RdgB/HAM1 family non-canonical purine NTP pyrophosphatase — MQIILATSNKGKVKEIQSLFKDDHIIPFKDILGPLEIEENGSTFAENALIKAKTIFNKLNSNDVIVISDDSGITVPALNNEPGIYSARYAGIGANDKQNLNKLVENLKKSGLKETPAYYTAAIAIIASEAKYVMHGWMYGKVIDEPRGDGGFGYDPMFIPEGFDKTLGELDPEIKRELSHRSKALTLAKPIIEMLKNR; from the coding sequence ATGCAAATTATTCTTGCAACTTCAAATAAAGGTAAAGTAAAAGAGATTCAATCTCTCTTTAAGGATGACCATATAATACCTTTTAAAGATATATTAGGTCCTCTTGAAATAGAGGAGAATGGCTCTACATTTGCTGAAAATGCGCTGATTAAAGCAAAAACTATTTTCAATAAATTAAATTCTAACGATGTTATTGTTATCAGTGATGACAGTGGAATTACTGTTCCTGCTTTAAATAATGAACCTGGGATTTACAGTGCAAGATATGCAGGAATTGGAGCAAATGATAAACAAAACTTAAATAAACTTGTTGAAAATCTTAAAAAAAGTGGTTTAAAAGAGACCCCAGCCTACTATACTGCTGCTATAGCAATAATTGCTTCTGAAGCAAAATATGTTATGCATGGGTGGATGTATGGTAAAGTAATAGATGAGCCAAGAGGTGATGGTGGTTTTGGTTATGATCCTATGTTCATTCCAGAAGGATTTGACAAGACTTTGGGAGAGCTTGATCCAGAGATTAAAAGAGAGCTTTCGCATAGAAGCAAGGCACTAACATTAGCTAAACCTATTATTGAAATGTTGAAAAACAGGTGA
- a CDS encoding MFS transporter, which produces MKEIFKKVLPLSLIVALRFFGLFIVLSVLSQYALELPGGTALLAGIAVGGYALTQAVLQVPFGVLSDKIGRKKTLLIGLLIFAAGSAISAIADNIYILLLGRFLQGAGAIGSVVTAMIADHVREDQRAHAMAVMGMTIAMSFAAAMIIGPIIGGLYSVSVLFWITAILAILALTILFTAVPEPPKIIHSYSEEEAKIKHVFKDKDLVRMYITFLFHSSTMAIAFFLIPIIMKQKFGLGAESYWKIYLPAVFFGIIAMGPAAVFGEKYGKGKEVFLASIAFIAAAFILMGWSDSILWFGVGATFFFIGFNMFEPLLQSFVSKFAKVHQKGAALGVANTFAYVGIFLGGAIGGWLYQHFGSGGVATFVLVVSVFWAAWIFTMRSPGVRDNLFLPFTEYDKNKINGLKMVNGVTDFYLNETEQIIVVKFDNEIVSSDVIETFLKK; this is translated from the coding sequence GTGAAAGAGATTTTCAAAAAGGTACTACCTTTAAGTCTCATTGTTGCTTTGAGATTTTTCGGTCTCTTCATTGTGCTTTCTGTACTTTCACAGTATGCATTGGAGTTGCCTGGAGGTACTGCTCTTTTGGCAGGTATTGCAGTTGGAGGTTATGCATTGACCCAAGCAGTGTTACAAGTACCGTTTGGCGTACTGAGTGATAAGATAGGCCGTAAAAAGACTCTTCTTATAGGTTTGCTGATATTTGCAGCCGGATCGGCAATAAGCGCTATTGCTGACAATATTTACATTTTGCTTCTGGGAAGGTTTTTACAAGGAGCAGGAGCAATCGGTTCTGTAGTTACTGCAATGATTGCAGACCATGTACGAGAAGATCAGCGAGCTCATGCAATGGCTGTTATGGGTATGACAATTGCTATGAGTTTTGCGGCTGCAATGATTATAGGACCTATTATAGGTGGACTCTACTCTGTAAGTGTTCTTTTTTGGATCACAGCTATACTGGCAATACTTGCATTGACAATTCTATTTACTGCTGTTCCAGAGCCTCCGAAAATCATACACAGCTACTCTGAAGAGGAGGCAAAAATAAAACATGTCTTTAAAGATAAAGATTTGGTTCGAATGTACATAACATTTCTATTTCACAGCTCAACTATGGCTATTGCCTTTTTCCTAATTCCTATTATTATGAAACAGAAGTTTGGATTAGGTGCTGAAAGTTACTGGAAAATCTATCTTCCTGCTGTATTTTTTGGAATTATTGCAATGGGACCGGCGGCAGTATTTGGAGAGAAGTATGGTAAAGGTAAAGAGGTCTTTTTGGCATCTATTGCTTTTATAGCTGCTGCATTTATTTTAATGGGGTGGAGTGATTCTATTCTTTGGTTTGGAGTTGGTGCAACATTCTTCTTTATTGGATTTAATATGTTTGAACCTCTGTTGCAGAGCTTTGTAAGTAAATTTGCCAAAGTTCACCAAAAAGGGGCAGCTTTAGGTGTTGCAAATACATTCGCTTATGTAGGAATCTTTTTAGGTGGTGCAATCGGAGGTTGGCTATATCAACACTTTGGTAGTGGGGGTGTTGCTACTTTTGTTTTGGTAGTATCTGTTTTTTGGGCAGCTTGGATCTTTACAATGCGAAGTCCTGGTGTGCGAGACAATCTATTTTTACCATTTACAGAGTATGATAAAAACAAAATTAATGGCTTAAAAATGGTTAATGGTGTAACAGACTTCTATCTTAATGAGACTGAGCAGATTATAGTAGTCAAATTTGATAATGAGATTGTTTCATCTGATGTTATAGAGACATTTCTTAAAAAATAA
- a CDS encoding septum site-determining protein MinC, with protein MQVKQYSVKVFEVEIENEEEFLTFVRKNIVLLKRYLLLLKGDVTPVIETFLRKEGISFTKDLSLQSQSGKPLQFTKQSGLRIVDQLVRSGQEIVERRDLLVLKRVNSGASIRTEGNFIALSTIEGRVECNGEFMLLKPSPKARIVFNGADISDAMDDEHFYKIRFKNNEILISKYAKDIQWA; from the coding sequence ATGCAGGTTAAACAGTATAGTGTAAAAGTATTTGAAGTTGAGATAGAAAACGAAGAGGAGTTTTTAACTTTTGTTCGTAAAAATATTGTTCTTTTAAAACGCTATCTTCTTCTTTTAAAAGGTGATGTAACACCGGTAATTGAGACCTTCTTACGCAAAGAAGGGATCTCTTTTACAAAAGATTTGTCACTTCAATCTCAAAGTGGCAAACCTCTTCAGTTCACAAAACAGAGTGGGCTTAGAATAGTAGATCAGCTGGTTAGAAGTGGTCAAGAGATAGTAGAGAGACGTGATTTACTGGTACTAAAAAGGGTTAACAGCGGTGCTAGTATTCGTACTGAAGGAAATTTCATAGCACTATCAACCATTGAAGGTAGAGTTGAGTGTAATGGAGAGTTTATGCTTCTAAAACCTTCACCAAAGGCTCGTATTGTATTTAATGGCGCCGATATATCGGATGCAATGGATGATGAACACTTTTATAAAATAAGATTTAAAAATAATGAAATTCTAATATCAAAATATGCAAAGGATATTCAATGGGCATAG
- the minD gene encoding septum site-determining protein MinD, with protein sequence MGIVFAVISGKGGVGKTTTSANLAIGTAIEGKKTVVVDFDIGQRNLDMILGLENRVVYDITNVMDGDASLKQALIKDKKQDNLYFLAASQTKDKSALDKERVKKLIDQLKEEFDYIFLDSPAGIEGGFEHTILYADNVIVVVNPEVSSIRDADRVIGLVDAKSHKAKEGEKVGKFLVITRIDPELIEKGEMISTEDILDILSINLLGKVPEDKRVIDASNTGKPVILHESSKAGEAYSRIAKRLCGIDVPFVDVEIAEEKGFIKKLTGLFK encoded by the coding sequence ATGGGCATAGTATTTGCAGTTATCAGCGGTAAGGGTGGTGTTGGAAAGACAACAACTTCCGCAAACTTAGCCATAGGAACAGCAATTGAAGGGAAAAAGACAGTTGTTGTAGATTTTGATATTGGGCAAAGAAACTTAGATATGATTTTAGGACTTGAAAACCGTGTTGTATATGATATTACAAATGTAATGGATGGTGATGCCTCACTTAAACAAGCATTAATTAAAGATAAAAAACAGGATAATCTATATTTTCTTGCTGCCTCACAGACTAAAGATAAATCAGCTCTTGATAAAGAGAGAGTAAAAAAGCTTATTGACCAGCTTAAAGAGGAGTTTGACTATATCTTCCTAGATTCACCTGCCGGTATTGAAGGAGGGTTTGAACATACAATTTTATATGCAGACAATGTAATTGTAGTTGTTAACCCTGAAGTATCTTCTATTCGTGATGCTGATCGTGTTATAGGGCTTGTTGATGCTAAAAGTCATAAAGCTAAAGAGGGAGAAAAGGTTGGTAAATTTCTTGTAATTACAAGAATTGATCCAGAACTCATAGAAAAAGGAGAGATGATTTCAACTGAAGATATTTTAGATATTCTTTCTATCAATCTTTTAGGTAAAGTTCCGGAAGATAAACGTGTTATAGATGCTTCAAATACAGGTAAACCTGTAATTCTGCACGAATCTTCAAAAGCTGGAGAAGCTTACAGCCGTATAGCAAAAAGATTATGCGGTATTGATGTACCTTTTGTAGATGTTGAAATTGCAGAAGAGAAGGGGTTTATTAAAAAATTAACAGGACTATTTAAATGA
- the minE gene encoding cell division topological specificity factor MinE: MSWFGNLFKKESKSANVAKDRLMIAIAADRQHTLIPHMDEMRAEIIKVLEKYIRIDDIEIKKERKGEVDLLEIEVIVQN, from the coding sequence ATGAGCTGGTTTGGAAATCTTTTTAAAAAAGAGTCTAAAAGTGCCAATGTTGCTAAAGACAGGCTTATGATTGCAATTGCAGCTGATCGTCAACACACTCTCATTCCTCATATGGATGAGATGCGTGCAGAGATCATTAAGGTTCTTGAAAAATATATCCGTATCGATGATATAGAGATAAAAAAAGAGAGGAAAGGAGAGGTTGATCTCCTAGAAATTGAGGTAATTGTTCAAAATTAA
- a CDS encoding molybdopterin molybdotransferase MoeA, with translation MAFISYKESMEKLDNLIIEAVGVEKVYLPDTLGRVLAEDIIAKENSPLYPTAAMDGYAIIGKDQELGELEIIEVNPAGNDTEGLCVVPGTAIKTFTGALMPKGADTLIPIENVDVSDGKIIIKEPVATGFSVRPVGENFKEGEVLIKKGTTLSFAEIGVMASLNVVAPLVVQKPKVAILATGSEVLELGECSNNPAQIRSSNNYTLEALTKQHGGEPVQMGSVTDDRAAITTAMKDALRSADIVVTTGGVSVGDYDFVKDVIRDELGCDVIFKGVLIKPGQHIMVAQKGNRYIVALPGFAYSSTVTFILYVLPILYRLQGREFKFETISARLLDGYKKRTKNKTEFAACNLYIKDGEYVCDFEGKRDGSSAIMTNMLGNVGLLWLEADENNKEAGERVQVLALR, from the coding sequence ATGGCATTTATTTCATATAAAGAGTCAATGGAAAAGTTAGATAATTTAATTATTGAAGCAGTTGGAGTTGAAAAGGTATATCTTCCAGATACTCTAGGTCGCGTTTTAGCAGAAGACATTATTGCAAAAGAGAACTCTCCCCTTTACCCTACTGCTGCTATGGATGGCTATGCTATTATTGGTAAAGATCAAGAGCTTGGAGAGCTTGAAATAATAGAGGTAAACCCGGCAGGCAACGATACAGAAGGACTTTGCGTAGTTCCAGGAACTGCAATTAAAACCTTTACCGGTGCTTTAATGCCAAAAGGTGCAGATACACTGATTCCTATTGAAAATGTAGATGTCAGTGATGGCAAGATTATTATCAAAGAGCCAGTAGCTACAGGTTTTTCTGTTCGCCCTGTTGGAGAAAACTTTAAAGAGGGTGAAGTACTCATAAAAAAAGGGACTACCCTTAGTTTTGCAGAAATAGGGGTAATGGCAAGTTTGAATGTTGTTGCTCCACTTGTAGTACAAAAACCAAAAGTTGCAATTCTGGCTACTGGAAGTGAAGTTCTTGAGCTTGGTGAGTGCAGTAACAACCCTGCTCAAATAAGAAGTTCAAACAACTATACTCTTGAAGCATTAACAAAGCAACATGGCGGTGAGCCTGTTCAAATGGGCAGTGTAACTGATGATAGAGCAGCGATTACAACTGCCATGAAAGATGCTTTAAGAAGTGCTGATATTGTGGTTACTACTGGTGGAGTAAGTGTTGGCGATTACGATTTTGTTAAAGATGTTATAAGAGATGAGCTTGGATGCGATGTCATATTTAAAGGTGTGTTGATCAAACCAGGTCAGCATATTATGGTAGCTCAAAAAGGTAACAGATACATTGTAGCACTTCCAGGTTTTGCTTACTCTTCTACTGTAACATTTATTCTATATGTTCTTCCTATTTTGTACCGTTTGCAGGGACGCGAATTTAAATTTGAGACTATTAGTGCCAGATTGCTTGATGGTTATAAAAAAAGAACAAAAAACAAAACAGAATTCGCCGCTTGTAACTTATACATAAAAGATGGTGAGTATGTTTGTGATTTTGAAGGGAAAAGAGACGGAAGCAGTGCCATTATGACCAATATGCTTGGAAATGTAGGTCTTTTATGGCTTGAAGCTGATGAGAACAATAAAGAAGCAGGAGAGAGAGTTCAAGTTTTAGCACTCCGCTAA
- a CDS encoding molybdopterin synthase catalytic subunit, translating into MVLIYNGPIDVDKLLSRWYNAEHNKNYGAMVSFVGTIREEGGIEALSFDIYRPILEQWFEGWKKKLEEKGAIIAMAHSEGDVPVHKSSFACAIFSPKRRVALEMLDAFVEDFKANAPIWKYDVINGKRVYAKDRSTPMEGSGLLAAKV; encoded by the coding sequence ATGGTGCTTATATATAATGGACCAATAGATGTAGATAAGCTTTTAAGCCGCTGGTACAATGCTGAACACAATAAAAACTACGGTGCAATGGTTAGCTTTGTAGGAACAATACGTGAAGAAGGTGGTATAGAAGCACTAAGTTTTGATATTTACCGCCCAATACTGGAACAATGGTTTGAAGGGTGGAAAAAGAAGCTGGAAGAAAAAGGTGCAATTATTGCAATGGCTCACAGTGAAGGTGATGTTCCGGTGCATAAATCATCTTTTGCCTGTGCAATTTTTAGTCCTAAAAGAAGAGTCGCACTTGAAATGCTTGATGCATTTGTTGAAGACTTCAAAGCTAATGCTCCAATTTGGAAATATGATGTAATTAACGGCAAGCGGGTATATGCGAAAGATCGTTCAACTCCAATGGAAGGCAGCGGATTGCTGGCAGCAAAGGTATAA
- a CDS encoding MoaD/ThiS family protein, translated as MVKVEFLGPIGKEPIEIDAKSLTEVAEILKKDPEIKEWLKQSAVAVNDTMVNTLDIKLKDGDRVSLLPPVCGG; from the coding sequence ATGGTAAAAGTAGAATTTTTAGGTCCTATTGGTAAAGAGCCTATTGAAATCGATGCTAAATCATTGACTGAAGTGGCTGAAATTCTAAAAAAAGATCCTGAAATAAAAGAGTGGTTAAAGCAGTCTGCAGTTGCAGTAAATGATACAATGGTTAACACTCTTGACATAAAGCTGAAAGATGGTGACAGAGTCAGCCTGTTACCTCCTGTATGCGGAGGATGA
- a CDS encoding MqnA/MqnD/SBP family protein, translating into MIFGKIEYLNLLPFHIFLKRYLRNSSEKKAWTLRGSVPSRINRIFEAKRVDAAVISSIKSRHYRCSDFGIVADGEVQSVLLIPGESKSDIESDTSNQLANVLQLKGEILIGDKALRFWVKDPNGAIDLASAWKEKEGLPFVFARLCAHPPYRDRIGKMTKTFFKSPPKVPYRILRSEAQKHGITTKQLQEYLDKIYYRLKWREKKALKRFFLLSRLKQKNNTFEKCKKT; encoded by the coding sequence ATGATTTTTGGAAAAATAGAATATCTAAACCTTTTACCATTTCATATATTTTTAAAACGATATCTTCGAAACAGTAGTGAAAAAAAGGCTTGGACACTAAGAGGATCTGTTCCATCAAGAATAAACAGGATATTTGAAGCAAAACGGGTAGATGCTGCTGTAATATCTAGTATTAAGAGTCGTCATTACAGATGTAGTGATTTTGGAATAGTTGCTGATGGAGAAGTGCAAAGTGTGTTGCTTATTCCTGGAGAGTCCAAATCAGATATTGAGTCTGATACCTCTAACCAACTTGCTAATGTCTTGCAACTTAAAGGAGAGATATTAATAGGAGATAAAGCTCTTCGTTTCTGGGTAAAAGACCCAAATGGCGCAATAGATTTAGCTAGTGCTTGGAAAGAGAAAGAGGGGCTACCATTTGTTTTTGCAAGGTTATGTGCTCACCCTCCGTATAGAGACAGAATAGGAAAAATGACAAAAACTTTTTTTAAGTCACCTCCTAAAGTGCCATATCGGATTTTAAGAAGTGAAGCACAAAAACATGGAATAACAACGAAACAGTTACAAGAGTATTTAGATAAGATTTATTACAGACTAAAGTGGCGTGAAAAAAAAGCATTAAAACGTTTTTTTCTCTTAAGTCGTTTAAAGCAAAAAAATAACACTTTTGAAAAATGTAAAAAAACTTGA